CGGGAGAGCCCATCGTGTTCCATTTCCACGTCCGGGACGAGGACGTATGGCAGGACCCCGCCCGGTTCGGCTACCGGTTCGGCAAGGATGAGGCGTACTACTTTCTCGACGCTCCCAAAGGCCCGATCCCCTACACCCACGTGGGCCTTTACCCCGGGGTCACGCTCCGCGCTCTGCGCCAGGCCATCCAGCAGGGGCGGGAGCGGGCCCTGGAACTCTCCCCCGTGGTGCACCAGCGGGTCGGGGAAGGACTCTTCGTGCCGGCCGGTGTCCCCCACCGCCCAGGGACTGCCCTCACCCTGGAGATCCAGCAGCCCTCGGACGTGTACACCCTCCTGGAGCCCACCGCGGGAGGGACCCCCTGCCACCGGAACAGGTTCACCCTGGCTTTGCGCGCCTGGAGCAGGCCCTGAAGCGATTGGACTTCGAGACCGCGTGCGCGCCGGATCTGTTGGAGCGGAATCGTCTGGCTCCGGAGGGGATCATCCGTACCCGGGGCGGGGAGGAGGCGTGGATCTTTCCGCCCAGGCTCCGGAAGTTCAGCGGAAAGCGATTGGTGGTCTGGAAGCGGTTCGAGAGTACCGAGCAGGCCCCGTATGTCCTCTTCGTGTGGCGCGGGCGCGGCCGGTTGCTGGGCCATCCCCTGCGTCCGGGAACGGAGTGCTTTGTGATCGCGGAGGCGGCTCTGCACCCGCACGTCTACGAGGCGGAGGAGCCCCTTGAGGTGTTCAAGCTGCTCGGACCCGATCCGCAGACCTACGCGCCGAGGGAGGTGAGAGGGACGAACCCGATCCGCGCCTGAGTTCGGGCATTCAGCACGGTCAGAGGGGGTGAATCCTGTGAAGGCGGTACGATGGGGCGTGCTGGGTGTGGTGCTTCTCTCGTTGGTGGGCGTGGCATTCGCCGCGGCCCGGCCCTTCATGGGCCGGGCCGTTACGCTGGGGGTATTCGCGGGGGGTAGCCGGGGAGCCATCTCCTACTTCCGCTCCGCTACTTCCGCTTCGCGTGGGAGCAGCGCACGGGGGCCAAGCTGAATATCGTGGAGATCCCCTTCGATCAGCTCCCCACGAAGATCAAGACGGACCTCATCACCCGGGCGGGACGGTTCGACGGGTTCGTACCATGCGCTACCCTCTACGGAGACCTGGTGGCCAACAACTGGATCGTGCCGGTGGATCCATGGATCCGGGACCCGCGGTTTCCCCGCTGGGATCCGAACGACATGGGTCCGCCCATCCGGCAGCTCTATCGGTGGGGCGGACGGCAGTACGGGGCCAACTACGACGCGGACGCCTGGGTGCTCTACGGCCGGAGGGATCTCCTCAACGATCCTAAGGAGAAGGCCGCCTGCCAGGCCAAGTACGGGTATGCGCTACGGCTGCCGCGGACCATCAAGGAGCTTTTGGATGTGAGCGAGTTCTTCAACAACCGGGACTGGAACGGGGACGGGCGGCCGGATTTCGGCATCGTCCTCCCCCTCAAGGTAAATGCCCAGGGATTCTTCTTCTACCTGGCCTTCGCGGCCCCCTATGTGGTGGTCCCGGGCCCCACCGTGGACGAGTACCGCAACGTGTTCTTCTTCAACCCCCGTACCATGGAGCCGATCATCAACTCCCCCGGACACGTAAAGGCTCTGGAGGACTACATCCGGCTCACGAAGAACGGCCCCCGGGCCCAGCTGGGCTGGGATCTCGTGGAATCCTGGGATGTGTTCCTGAAGGGCAACGCGGCTTTGACCTACAGCCCCGGCGATATCGGGTCCCTCGCCAAGAACCCCGACCGCTCCCGGATCAAGGGCAAGCTCACCGCAGGCCCCATGCCGGCCAGCACGGAGTACTACGACCGGCGAACCGGCCGGTGGGTCCAGAAGCTCAACCGGGTCGGCAATCTGCTGGGCTGTTCGTGGCATGGCCTCATCAGCTCCCTCAGCCGCAACAAGGAGACCATCTACCACCTGTTCGCCTACATGGCGGAGCGGCCCCGGCTCTTCCAGATCACCACCTTCGGCTGGGGTGGGGTGGATCCCGGCAAGATCTACGACTTCCCACCGGAGGTGAGCAACGGCCAGGGCACCGGATCCATCCAGGCCTACCTCCAGCAGGGTTTCGACCGGGAGGACGCTCTGGACTGGCTGCGGGCCTATTGGCAGAACTACTACGAGATGGATGCCTGGCAGGAGTACCTCCGCATCCCGGGCGCCCCGGAGATGATCAACAGCCTTGACCTGCACCTCAGCCAGGCCCTGGTAGGGCGGGAGACGCCCAAGCAGGCCCTCGATGCCGTGGCCCGGGAATGGACGGAGATCGTGAACAAGCTGGGCCGGGAGAAGCTACGGCGCGCGTACCAGGAGTCCATTGGCTACGGCAGGCCTGCACCCCGGTACCGGCCGCGCTAGGAGGGAGAGGTGCGGGGCGAGGGGATCAAGTGGGCGCTGCTTCTGCCCGCGGTAGGGTGGATTCTGACCTTCACCGTCTACCCTCTCCTCTTCTCCCTGCTTCTCTCGTTCCGGAATTGGAATCTCACATCCCCGCCCACCTGGACGGGGTTCGCCAACTACGTGCGGGTTGTGCAGGACCCCCGCATGCACAACGCGCTCCGGGTGACGGGTCTCTTTGTGGGAGCGACGGTCAGTGCGGAGCTCCTGTTGGGGTTCGTGCTCGCCCTGCTCTTCCACCGGCCCATGTGGGGGATCCGTGCCCTGCGGGCGGTGGTGGTAGCGCCCCTGTTTACCTCTCCCATCGCCCTGGCCTTTCTGGGCATGATGCTCTTCCACGA
Above is a window of Armatimonadota bacterium DNA encoding:
- a CDS encoding ABC transporter substrate-binding protein, with the protein product MEIPFDQLPTKIKTDLITRAGRFDGFVPCATLYGDLVANNWIVPVDPWIRDPRFPRWDPNDMGPPIRQLYRWGGRQYGANYDADAWVLYGRRDLLNDPKEKAACQAKYGYALRLPRTIKELLDVSEFFNNRDWNGDGRPDFGIVLPLKVNAQGFFFYLAFAAPYVVVPGPTVDEYRNVFFFNPRTMEPIINSPGHVKALEDYIRLTKNGPRAQLGWDLVESWDVFLKGNAALTYSPGDIGSLAKNPDRSRIKGKLTAGPMPASTEYYDRRTGRWVQKLNRVGNLLGCSWHGLISSLSRNKETIYHLFAYMAERPRLFQITTFGWGGVDPGKIYDFPPEVSNGQGTGSIQAYLQQGFDREDALDWLRAYWQNYYEMDAWQEYLRIPGAPEMINSLDLHLSQALVGRETPKQALDAVAREWTEIVNKLGREKLRRAYQESIGYGRPAPRYRPR